A region from the Halosolutus gelatinilyticus genome encodes:
- a CDS encoding ABC transporter substrate-binding protein, with protein sequence MDEGESLRPRREVLAGAGVVGASALAGCSEWFWSQAENAGPEQVSLTIKTVPADDDVIASTIQSQLRENFLAAGIDVTHEPVSEAELYRDVLLEGDYDVFVLKHMGFDEVDAIRGLLHSQFVSERGWQNPFHFSDVTADELLETQQTTDGESRGTALRELFEYLEDTSPYTTVAFPHRFGGARASLEVDRPPCRTVDYLDVLSNREHGPEDRPLKVGVFGEGLGQRLNPIVVDRVRSDGLLDLLYDPLVRRWNGDDVPWLADSIEWDEESWLGARVELRDGLSWHDGTDLDAEDVAFTYRFLKDTSSGKIDGGLPAPRYRSRQTLVESVTVVDGLTVQFSFDTTARPVAKRVFSIPLLPEHVWADRSEVIAERQTAALVDDNKQPVGSGLFRLEEQPTNHEILLEPFDDHPFRTGTGDRPAAMDGFSRFDGIRFQIAPSPGPLVELLVDGELDVTASPIPPDRADEIHGSSDVLPIVGSSDAFYMIGYNIHHPELSNPHFRRILSRLIDREYVVEQFLDGRGDPASSHSQLLGVRDSRWESPTEPSVTDFPGADGEISAPRVRTMFESEGYRYENDALLK encoded by the coding sequence ATGGACGAGGGCGAGTCGTTGAGGCCGCGACGCGAGGTGCTCGCAGGTGCAGGTGTCGTCGGCGCCAGCGCCCTCGCCGGCTGTTCGGAGTGGTTCTGGTCGCAGGCGGAAAACGCCGGCCCGGAGCAGGTGTCGCTCACGATCAAGACGGTTCCCGCGGACGACGACGTCATCGCCTCGACGATCCAGAGTCAGCTCCGGGAGAACTTTCTAGCCGCCGGGATCGACGTCACGCACGAACCCGTCTCGGAGGCGGAACTTTATCGGGACGTGCTCCTCGAGGGCGATTACGACGTGTTCGTGCTGAAACACATGGGGTTCGACGAGGTGGACGCTATCCGCGGGCTGCTCCACTCGCAGTTCGTCAGCGAACGCGGCTGGCAGAACCCGTTTCACTTCTCCGACGTAACGGCCGACGAACTCCTCGAAACGCAGCAAACGACCGACGGCGAGTCCCGCGGCACGGCGCTCCGGGAGCTGTTCGAATATCTCGAGGATACGAGCCCCTACACGACCGTCGCATTTCCCCACCGGTTCGGCGGCGCACGAGCGTCGCTCGAGGTCGATCGGCCGCCCTGTCGGACGGTCGATTACCTCGACGTGCTCTCGAATCGGGAACACGGCCCGGAGGATCGCCCGCTCAAGGTCGGCGTCTTCGGCGAGGGACTGGGACAGCGGCTGAACCCGATCGTCGTCGATCGAGTGCGGAGCGACGGCTTGCTGGACCTGTTGTACGATCCGCTCGTGCGCCGCTGGAACGGCGACGACGTTCCCTGGCTGGCCGACTCGATCGAGTGGGACGAGGAGAGTTGGCTCGGTGCGCGAGTCGAACTCCGCGACGGGCTCTCGTGGCACGACGGGACCGACCTCGACGCGGAGGACGTGGCGTTCACGTACCGGTTCCTGAAGGACACGTCCTCGGGCAAGATCGACGGCGGCCTTCCGGCACCGCGGTACCGAAGTCGCCAGACGCTCGTCGAGTCGGTGACCGTCGTAGACGGGCTAACGGTCCAGTTCTCGTTCGACACCACCGCCCGTCCCGTCGCGAAGCGCGTCTTTTCGATTCCGCTGCTCCCGGAACACGTCTGGGCGGACCGATCGGAGGTCATCGCCGAACGGCAGACGGCAGCGCTCGTGGACGACAACAAACAGCCCGTCGGTTCGGGACTGTTCCGGCTCGAGGAGCAACCGACCAACCACGAAATCCTCCTCGAACCGTTCGACGACCACCCGTTCAGAACGGGTACGGGCGATCGGCCGGCGGCTATGGACGGCTTCTCTCGGTTCGACGGAATCCGGTTTCAGATCGCCCCGAGCCCCGGCCCGCTCGTCGAGTTACTCGTCGACGGCGAACTCGACGTCACGGCGTCGCCCATCCCGCCCGATCGAGCCGACGAGATCCACGGCTCGTCGGACGTCCTGCCGATCGTCGGCTCGAGCGACGCGTTCTACATGATCGGGTACAACATCCACCACCCCGAACTCTCGAACCCGCACTTCAGACGGATCCTCTCCCGACTGATCGACCGCGAGTACGTCGTCGAACAGTTTCTCGACGGCCGCGGCGATCCGGCGTCCTCTCACAGCCAGTTACTCGGCGTTCGCGACAGTCGCTGGGAGTCGCCCACCGAGCCGAGCGTTACCGACTTCCCCGGCGCCGACGGCGAGATTTCCGCCCCGCGGGTGCGGACGATGTTCGAATCCGAAGGCTACCGGTACGAGAACGATGCGCTTCTCAAGTGA
- a CDS encoding tubulin/FtsZ family protein: MKLALIGFGQAGGKVVDEFLAFDERTDGGFVESAIAVNSATVDLRGLENVPERNRVLIGQARVKGHGVGADNELGAQITEEDVDEIQGAIDRIPVHEIDAFLIAAGMGGGTGSGGAPVLAKHLKRIYTVPVYGLGILPGTDEGGIYTLNAARSFQTFVREVDNLLVFDNDVWRSTGESVKSGYDRINREIVERFGLLFAAGEVDEGDHVAESVVDSSEIINTLSGGVSTIGYASETVDTGGGLLSSFIDGDDFDESQSVNRMTSLVRKATLGRLTLPCDVSSADRGLVVATGPADHLNRKGVERGRQWLEEETGSMEIRGGDFPNPPTDDVGAIVLLSGVTAVPRIKQLQQVAIEAQDRTEQIRTTAHRDFDSLMDTSGELDALF, encoded by the coding sequence ATGAAACTCGCACTCATCGGCTTCGGTCAGGCAGGCGGGAAGGTCGTCGACGAGTTCCTGGCGTTCGACGAGCGGACGGACGGCGGCTTCGTCGAATCGGCGATCGCGGTCAACTCCGCGACGGTCGATCTCCGGGGGCTCGAGAACGTTCCGGAACGGAACCGCGTACTCATCGGACAGGCGCGCGTCAAGGGACACGGCGTCGGCGCCGACAACGAACTCGGTGCGCAGATCACCGAGGAGGACGTCGACGAGATCCAGGGCGCGATCGATCGAATCCCGGTCCACGAGATCGACGCGTTTCTCATCGCCGCCGGCATGGGCGGCGGGACGGGCTCGGGCGGCGCCCCCGTCCTCGCGAAACACCTCAAGCGAATTTACACCGTCCCCGTCTACGGCCTCGGAATCCTCCCCGGAACGGACGAAGGGGGGATCTACACGCTGAACGCGGCTCGATCGTTCCAGACGTTCGTCCGTGAGGTGGACAACCTGCTGGTCTTCGACAACGACGTCTGGCGGAGCACCGGCGAATCGGTCAAGAGCGGTTACGATCGGATCAACCGCGAGATCGTCGAACGGTTCGGGCTACTGTTCGCCGCCGGCGAGGTCGACGAGGGCGATCACGTCGCCGAGAGCGTCGTCGACTCCTCGGAGATCATCAACACGCTCTCCGGGGGCGTCTCGACGATCGGCTACGCCAGCGAGACCGTCGACACCGGCGGCGGTCTGCTCTCGTCGTTCATCGACGGCGACGACTTCGACGAGAGCCAGTCGGTCAACCGCATGACGAGTCTCGTCCGGAAGGCGACCCTCGGTCGTCTCACCCTCCCGTGTGACGTCTCGAGTGCCGACCGAGGCTTGGTCGTCGCCACCGGTCCTGCCGACCACCTCAATCGGAAAGGCGTCGAACGGGGCCGTCAGTGGCTCGAAGAGGAGACGGGAAGCATGGAGATCCGCGGCGGCGACTTCCCGAACCCCCCGACGGACGACGTCGGCGCGATCGTCCTCCTCTCGGGCGTCACGGCGGTTCCGCGAATCAAGCAACTCCAGCAGGTCGCGATCGAAGCGCAGGACAGAACCGAACAGATCCGCACGACCGCGCACCGAGACTTCGACTCGCTGATGGATACCAGCGGCGAACTCGACGCGCTCTTCTAG
- a CDS encoding phosphatase PAP2 family protein — MTLAGVVLELSLVVAAMLLTATFAIVGPRRLGVAIRGFRWRLRDCALPIGALIVVLALRWSTQDVFRRLERRVFGNNITQYLFELDESLFFGEHPVTLIQSLQSETLTTFFVFIYIYGYAFLLLFPLVAYFSLPEMDDLSNLLLAYATNYAIGLVCYVLFVSFGPRNYDPLLFEGLLYDNFPASSFLTNTVNQYTNVFPSLHTSLSMTVFFLAWTTRDRYPPWTPIAGFLAIAISVSTMYLGIHWFADVVAGIALALVSVYVGQNYTVEGGIAAVRRLVPTARDTGGEPDG; from the coding sequence ATGACGCTGGCCGGAGTCGTTCTCGAACTGTCACTCGTCGTCGCCGCGATGTTGCTCACCGCGACGTTCGCGATCGTCGGCCCTCGACGACTAGGTGTCGCAATACGCGGATTTCGCTGGCGGCTCCGGGACTGCGCGCTCCCGATCGGCGCGCTGATCGTGGTGTTGGCCCTCCGGTGGTCGACCCAGGACGTGTTCCGGCGCCTCGAACGCCGCGTGTTCGGGAACAACATCACGCAGTACCTGTTCGAACTCGACGAATCGTTGTTCTTCGGTGAACATCCGGTGACGCTCATCCAGTCGCTGCAGTCCGAGACGCTGACGACGTTTTTCGTGTTCATCTACATTTACGGCTACGCGTTCTTGCTCCTCTTTCCGTTGGTCGCCTACTTCTCCTTGCCGGAGATGGACGACCTCTCTAATCTGCTGCTCGCCTACGCGACGAACTACGCCATCGGGCTGGTGTGTTACGTGCTGTTCGTCTCTTTCGGCCCCCGAAACTACGATCCGCTGTTGTTCGAGGGATTACTCTACGACAACTTCCCTGCGTCGAGTTTTCTCACGAACACGGTGAATCAGTACACGAACGTGTTCCCGTCGCTGCACACCTCGCTCTCGATGACGGTGTTCTTTCTCGCCTGGACGACGCGCGATCGCTATCCGCCCTGGACGCCGATCGCCGGCTTCCTCGCGATCGCCATCTCCGTGTCGACGATGTACCTCGGGATCCACTGGTTCGCCGACGTCGTCGCCGGAATCGCACTCGCACTCGTCAGCGTCTACGTCGGCCAAAACTACACGGTCGAAGGGGGCATAGCCGCCGTCCGGCGACTCGTCCCGACCGCTCGCGATACCGGGGGTGAACCGGACGGCTGA